A part of Denitratisoma oestradiolicum genomic DNA contains:
- the glnE gene encoding bifunctional [glutamate--ammonia ligase]-adenylyl-L-tyrosine phosphorylase/[glutamate--ammonia-ligase] adenylyltransferase has product MTALDNVLPYSRYLARLVEARPALEADISRRLGQAPDRVALADHLAAQSLTEDSLKPALRHFKQWAYAWVGLRDLAGLAPLEEVTETMTLIADLAVAKALEVIGTGLEARYGAPRNARGEHQQLIVIGMGKLGGRELNVSSDIDLIFVYPDDGETDGERVISNFEFFSRLGRQLISAIAEVTGDGQVFRVDMRLRPNGDSGPLVCSFEMLENYFITQGREWERYAWIKARPMTGQRWEELEAIRRPFVFRKYLDFGAINAMRDLHAQIRREVAKKDMANHIKLGPGGIREIEFIAQVFQLIRGGRDRPLQIKPTLHVLPLLAERGILSLAGAQELAAAYRFLRRLEHRLQYLDDAQTHRLPDKSEDQDLVARAKGYVCYQALLAELDAHRETVSQHFEAVFADPNRDGHDLDRLWQGAGERAVEAFASLGFREPEAAAERLAALHAGGRYRQMAQGIRERFDALVPRALAAAAALPNPDETLTRLLDLLEAVSRRAAYLALLQQYPQALGKVAQLMGSSSWAAQYLQQHPILLDELLDARLLDTPQDWVGFRAELEQRLEEVEPDTERQMDLLREAHHAQVFRLLTQDISGLLQLEKLSDHLSELADIMVDKALRFAWKKLATRHRDAPKFAVISYGKLGGKELGYASDLDMVYLFEDEDPDAGRIYSRLATRLSTWLSAQTPAGMLFETDLRLRPNGDSGLPVVSLDSFRQYQLENAWPWEHQALTRARFSAGDKAVGEKFEQIRIEILRQKRDPEKLREDVLAMRQRMYDAHATKGDEVEHLFNLKQDPGGLIDVEFLVQYLVLGHAHVHPELCGNLGNIALLRIAAGLGLIPAERAETVRDAYREYRRLQHALRLNNQKSRVERISVLPQIEAVCGLWRVVFDR; this is encoded by the coding sequence ATGACCGCCCTCGACAATGTGTTGCCCTACTCCCGCTATCTCGCCCGCCTGGTCGAGGCCCGCCCCGCGTTGGAAGCGGACATTTCCCGGCGCCTGGGGCAGGCGCCTGACCGGGTTGCCCTGGCGGATCACCTGGCGGCCCAGTCCCTGACTGAGGACAGCCTGAAGCCGGCCCTGCGCCACTTCAAGCAATGGGCCTATGCCTGGGTGGGCCTGCGGGATCTGGCGGGCCTGGCACCCCTGGAGGAAGTCACCGAGACCATGACGCTGATCGCAGATCTGGCAGTGGCCAAGGCCCTGGAAGTCATCGGCACCGGTCTGGAGGCCCGCTATGGCGCGCCTCGCAACGCACGGGGCGAGCACCAGCAACTGATCGTGATCGGCATGGGCAAGCTGGGAGGGCGGGAGCTCAATGTCTCCTCCGACATCGATCTGATCTTCGTCTATCCCGACGATGGCGAGACCGACGGGGAACGTGTCATTTCCAATTTCGAGTTCTTTTCCCGCCTGGGACGCCAGTTGATCAGCGCCATCGCCGAAGTCACCGGGGACGGCCAGGTATTCCGGGTGGACATGCGGCTGCGGCCCAATGGCGATTCCGGGCCCCTGGTCTGCTCCTTCGAGATGCTGGAGAACTACTTCATCACCCAGGGCCGGGAATGGGAGCGCTACGCCTGGATCAAGGCCCGCCCCATGACCGGGCAGCGCTGGGAGGAATTGGAAGCCATCCGGCGCCCCTTCGTCTTCCGCAAGTATCTGGACTTCGGCGCCATCAACGCCATGCGCGATCTTCACGCCCAGATCCGGCGCGAGGTGGCCAAGAAGGACATGGCCAACCATATCAAGCTGGGGCCGGGCGGCATCCGCGAGATCGAGTTCATCGCCCAGGTATTCCAGTTGATCCGGGGCGGGCGGGACCGGCCGCTCCAGATCAAACCCACCCTGCATGTGTTGCCCTTGCTGGCCGAGCGGGGCATCCTGAGCCTGGCCGGTGCCCAGGAACTGGCCGCCGCCTACCGATTTCTGCGCCGCCTGGAGCATCGCCTGCAATATCTGGACGACGCCCAGACCCATCGCCTGCCCGACAAGTCCGAGGACCAGGACCTCGTCGCCCGGGCCAAGGGTTATGTCTGCTACCAGGCCCTGCTGGCGGAACTGGATGCCCACCGGGAAACCGTCTCCCAGCATTTCGAGGCCGTCTTCGCCGATCCCAACCGGGACGGCCATGACCTGGACCGGCTCTGGCAGGGGGCTGGCGAGCGGGCCGTGGAGGCGTTCGCCAGCCTGGGTTTTCGCGAGCCGGAAGCGGCCGCCGAGCGGCTGGCCGCCCTCCATGCCGGGGGCCGTTATCGGCAGATGGCCCAGGGCATCCGGGAGCGCTTCGATGCCCTGGTGCCCCGTGCGCTGGCGGCGGCGGCCGCGCTGCCCAACCCGGACGAAACCCTGACCCGGCTGCTGGACCTGCTGGAGGCAGTTTCCCGCCGGGCCGCCTATCTGGCCCTGTTGCAACAGTATCCCCAGGCCCTTGGCAAGGTGGCACAGTTGATGGGCAGCTCCAGTTGGGCGGCCCAGTACCTGCAGCAACATCCCATCCTGCTCGACGAACTGCTCGATGCCCGGCTGCTGGATACGCCCCAGGACTGGGTTGGTTTCCGCGCCGAACTGGAACAGCGCCTGGAGGAGGTGGAGCCGGATACCGAACGGCAGATGGACCTGCTGCGGGAGGCCCACCACGCCCAGGTCTTCCGCCTGCTGACCCAGGACATCTCGGGCCTCTTGCAACTGGAAAAACTCTCGGACCATCTTTCCGAGCTGGCCGACATCATGGTGGACAAGGCCCTGCGCTTCGCCTGGAAAAAACTCGCCACCCGCCACCGGGACGCGCCGAAGTTCGCCGTCATCAGTTACGGCAAGCTGGGGGGCAAGGAACTGGGGTATGCCTCCGACCTGGACATGGTCTATCTCTTCGAGGACGAGGACCCCGATGCCGGCCGCATCTATTCCCGCCTGGCCACCCGCTTGTCCACCTGGCTCTCGGCCCAGACCCCGGCCGGCATGCTGTTCGAGACCGACCTGCGGCTGCGCCCCAACGGTGATTCCGGTCTGCCGGTGGTGAGCCTGGATTCCTTCCGCCAATATCAACTGGAGAATGCCTGGCCCTGGGAGCATCAGGCCCTGACCCGTGCGCGCTTTTCCGCCGGCGACAAGGCCGTGGGCGAGAAGTTCGAGCAGATCCGCATCGAGATCCTGCGCCAGAAGCGGGACCCGGAAAAGCTGCGGGAAGACGTGCTGGCCATGCGCCAGCGCATGTACGACGCCCACGCCACCAAGGGCGATGAGGTGGAGCATCTGTTCAATCTGAAGCAGGACCCCGGTGGCCTGATCGACGTGGAGTTCCTGGTCCAGTATCTGGTGCTGGGCCACGCCCATGTGCATCCCGAACTGTGCGGCAACCTGGGCAACATCGCCCTGTTGCGCATTGCCGCCGGCCTGGGCCTGATCCCGGCGGAGCGGGCCGAGACCGTGCGCGACGCCTACCGGGAATACCGCCGCCTGCAACACGCCCTGCGCCTCAACAACCAGAAGAGCCGGGTGGAGCGGATCAGCGTGCTTCCTCAGATCGAGGCGGTATGCGGATTGTGGCGTGTAGTATTCGATCGATAG